The genome window TAGGTGTGGATGTCGCCGAAGGTGTTGCGAACCTCGTAGATCAGCGCAATCAGCCGCTCGTCCGCATCATAGGCGAAATAGACCGACAACGGATTGAAAACAAACCCGAAAACGCGTGGATAACACAGCAGCAGGACCCGTGTTATGGGCGTTTCAACACCATATGCCACCAATTGTCGGTCGACATGCGCGCGCAAGGGCGTCCCGTCACGCGGCCCGTGATCGGCCTCGCGAAAACTCAGGAGATTGAACCGGCCGATCGAGAACGCTTTCGATTGCCTTGCCGCGTCCGGCAATCGGTCGAGATCGATCAGCAGCGTGAATACGGTGTAGCTGAAGCGATGACCGAACGGCTTCAGTCGCGCATGCATCACCTTGCCGGGGTACAGAGCCGCTGCATCCGGTGGCGGGGGGCCGTTTGCCGGCCATGTTGTCGCCGCCGCGTGTCGTTTCATCACTCCGCAGCCTCTGCAGACCGGGCGATGCCTTGCGCATCAACGCGCCATGGCACCTGGGCGCCAATCGCTTCGGCCGCCGCCAGGCCGGACCTCAGCCCGTCCTCGTGAAAACCATAGCCACACCAGGCGCCACAATACCAGGTGTTGCCGCTGCCCTGGATCTGGTCGAGGGCTTTTTGAGCGGCAATCGCCGCCCCGTCGAACTGGGGGTGGTCGTATTCGAAAGTGGCGAAGGTGAGATCGGGGCGCGGAGGTTCCGTCGGGTTGAGGCTGACGAAAACCGGCTTGTCCGCGGGCAGGTTCTGCAAGCGGTTCATCCAGTAGGTGACGGAGGCGTCGCGGTACGGCGCGTCGGAATCGCTGGAGGCCAGATAGTTCCAGGAGGCCCAGACTCGCCGCCGGCGCGGCATCAGCGCCCTGTCGCTGTGCAGATAGACCGCGTTCGGCCGATAGCGCACCGCGCCCAGGATGTTGCGCTCTTCCGGCGTCGCATCGCCCAGCATCGCCAGCGTCTGGTCGGAGTGCGCCGCCATGATGACGCGGTCGAACACGTCCTCGCGGCCGTGGACGTCGCGCACGTGCACCTTGCCGGCCTTGCGCGTCACCCTTGCCACCGGGGTGGACAACCGGATGCGGTCGCGAAACGGTGATATCAGGCGCTCCACATAGCTTCGGCTGCCGCCAGACACCGTGCGCCAGACCGGCCGGTCCTGATTGACGAGGCGGTGGTTTTCGAAAAAGGCGATGAAGTTTTCCGCCGGGAAGGCCAGCATGTCCGCCGGCGGGGTGGACCAGATCGCCGCGCCCATGGGCAACAGGTAATCGCCGGTAAAGCTCTTTGAGAAACGACGTTCCGCAAGATAGGCCTCAAGCGACAGTCCGGCGAGCATGCCGGACGCGCGGTCGAGCACCGCGAGCTTGTTGAAGCGCAGGATCTCTCGCAGCATCCACAGGAAGCGCGGCGAGGCGGCGTTGCGGCGCTGGCCGAAGACGGTGTTCAGATTTATGCCCGACCACTCGCGCACGCCGCGATCGAGCGAGAAGGCAAAGCTCATGTCGCTGCCTTCCGTCGCCATGCCAAGGTGATCGAGAAGCGCCGTGAAGTTCGGATAATTCAACTCGTTGTAGACGATGAAGCCCGTGTCCACGGACAGCGGCGTGCCGCCATGGTCGATGTCGACCGTCGCGCTGTGGCCACCCGGACGCGCGCGCTTTTCGTAAAGTGTCACGTCGTGGCGTTCGCTCAAGGCCCAGGCGGCACTGTTTCCGGCGATGCCCGATCCGATGACGGCAATGCGCATGGCGTGTCCTTTTCTTATGCAGCGTTTTTTATGGATTGGAATGCGTCAAGGGCACGTTGGCGCGCCTTGCCGTGATCGACGACGGGGCGCGGGTAGGTCGTGTCCAGGCGCACGCCTGCATCCGCCAGCACGGAGGCGGGCGCCTCATGCGGCTTGAAGAGGTACTTGTCGGGCAGCTTCGCCAGTTCGGGCACCCAGCGGCGCGTGTAGTCGCCGGCCTTGTCGAACTTCTCGCCCTGGGTGGTGGGGTTGAAGATCCGGAAATAGGGGGCGGCATCCGCGCCGGAGCCAGCGATCCATTGCCAGCCGGCCGTGTTGTTGGCGGCGTCGGCGTCGACCAGCGTGTCCCAGAACCAGGCCTCGCCATCACGCCAGTCGATCATCAAGTGCTTGACCAGAAAGGAGCCGACGACCATGCGCACCCGGTTGTGCATGTAGCCGGTATGCCAGAGTTCGCGCATGCCGGCATCGACCAGCGGATAGCCGGTCTGGCCCCTGGTCCAGGCGCGAAACCCCGCCGTGTCGTCGCGCCAGGGAAAGGCATCGAATTTCGGTTGGAAATTGTCGCGGGGCAGGGAGGGGAAGTGGAAGAGCAAATGGTGGGAAAACTCGCGCCAGCCGAGTTCGGCCTGGAATTTCGCCAGCGTCGTGTCGCCAACCGCCGTGCGGCCGTCGTCGGCGCGATGCTCCGCCGCAGCCCAGATCCGACGCGGCGAAATCTCGCCGAACCTCAGGTGTGGCGACAGCATCGAGGTGACGGCGGCGCCGGGCTCGTCGCGGTGGCCGGCATAGTCGGCAAGCCGGTCGCACAGGAAGGTCTCAAGCCGCGCAAGGGCGCCGGCTTCGCCCGGCCTCCAGGTCTCACGCAGTCCACCCGTCCAGTCGGGACGGGTGGGAAGAAGCGCCCAGTCCTCGAGGCGATCGCTGTGGGGGAGACCGTCGCGGTTGGCCGTCGGCTTTCCGGCCGGGGACGGCCGAGCGCCCGGAGCCTGCGGCGGCCCCAGGGCGCGGGCGGCGCGCCAGAACGGCGTGAACACCTTGTAGGCCTCGCCGCTGCCGGTCTTCACCTCCCAGGGCTCGACCAGAAGCGCGGCGTTGAAACTCGCCGTTTCCACACCCCGGCGCTTCAACTCTGCCTTGATCTGCTTATCGGCCGCCACGCCGCCGGGATCGTATCGGCGGTTCCACACGATACGCGCGCTTCCGCTCTCGCGTACGACATCGGCAACGACATCCGCCGCCGCGCCGCGCCGCAGGACGAGCGCGATGCCGAGCTCTTCAAGATCGCCGCGAAGGGCGGTCAGGGAATGATGCAGCCACCAGCGGCTGGCCGCGCCGAGGGAACGAAGGTCGGGCGTCTCGTCATCCAGAACGTAAAGCGCGAACACCGGGGCGCCGGTCTCCAGCGCCGCCGTAAGGGCAGGGTTGTCATCGATACGCAAATCGTTTCGAAACCAGACGACGGTTGCGGCGGAAAAGTCTTTATCGTCCATTGTCCGTAAAAGTCCGGGTCCTGGGGCGCTTGCAAACCCTTCTTACGGCTGCTTGTCCTTGATGGATTAGCGTTTTCCGGCATCGGACGCGAAAAGATTTCGGGCCACCGGTCGCCGCGCCCTGGGCTGCGGAAACGGGTGGCCCGTTATGGGAGGCCGGCGTCGGTGCGCGGGGAAGCTTGTCCGGGCCGGAACCTGTCGTGTGCCTAAGACCGTCCGGGCTGTGGTCGCAGTCCGGTGTCGGCCGTCGGATGGTGTTGCGGATCAGGCGCGGAACGGCTCCGTAAGCCAGTTCCAGGCCACGAGTACGCCGTCTGTCGCAGCCGTCAGGCTCGCGACGAACGAGGTCCAGATACGCTCGCCGAAGGAGGCGATCCGCATCATCACGGTGGTTTCCTCGGTTGGCGTTTGCTCGATGAACTCGATTGCGGTGTGAACCGACGGAGCGTCGACAACCCGGCGTGTGACGACCAGGCGCGCGTCGGGTGCGACACGGGACTCGTCGGCCTTGGCAACCGTTTGCGTGGTGTTTCCGCTGTCGTCGAGAAGCGCGCGCACGACCACCGCCCGGCCATTCGGCAGAAGGTGTGTCTCGTTGTGCGCGACCTCGCTGTCGTAGACGACCTCGCCGTGCTCGTCGATCAACTCGACCCAGACGGCGGTGCGGCCGTTGAGGTCCACCTCGCCAACCCAGATCGCGTAATCATCGGTGTCCGACGACGTGCCTTCCGGCGTACCGAGCGTCACCGCCAGGCGATCGCTGGGAAGCAGGAATGTTTCCCTGTCTTCCTTCTGGAGTTCGCGATCCGTCGGGGCGTCCAGAGCCAGTGCGCTGCCGCCGGTCAATGTCATGGCGAGTGCGGCCACAAGTGCCGACCGTCGCCCAAGTCTTTTCATTCCAAACATTCGCGCCTCCCACGGCTTGGCTTTCCCGATTTTTACGCATCGGTGAACGCCTGAATGTCGATACCATTAAGATTTGGTGTCCAACGTCGAGGTATTCTAGACGCGACACTGGCGACAGTCGCTCAAACATCCTGACGAAACCGTAATATGGATCACAAACCGAACGGATTTCATTCAGGAATTTTTAACCCTGCCGGTTGAGCTGTCGGCAAGTATTTGAAATCAATTTGTATTTTCCGGAGGCGGGAATGTGACCAACATGCGGCGCAATCGTGACGTGGTTAACGTCACATTATCGTGATCGCTTCAGATTTTAATTGTCTGCGGCTTTTTTCCAACGGTTTCGGCCTCGCGCGCGGAGAATCTTCGGACGATCCGGGGCGCGAAAGGCCGGGCTTTACGCCGCTTAGAGGGCGCCGGCAACCGTGAAGCCGTAGGACGACAGGATTTCCTGACCCGCCGGAGACAGGATGAAGAACGCGAGCTGCCACGCAGCCTCCGGCGCATCGTTCATGACCGTCAGGCCGTAGTTCGCGCCAACGCTCAGCGTGTCGGGAAGGGAGACGATCCGCAGTTCGGGCAGATCGCGCTGCGCCAGGACCGCATTGGTGCAATAGGTCAGGAAGAGGTCCGCCCCGTTGCTTTCCATGACCCAGCCGTAGGGGTTGCGCCCCTCCGGGGCCTTGGCGCTGTCCTTGCCGCCGGTAAGCTGGAGCGCCTTGGCCTTGAGCGTCTCGGTCGCGCCGGGCGAGAGGGCCTGCGCCTTGTCGAACACCTGGAAGGCGTAGTCGCCGGCCGGATCCGCCTTTGGAGTAGAGGTTCCGACTCGCACTTGCGGATCCAGCATGGTGGCAAGCAGCGTTTCCGGTTCGACCGTCAGATTGGCCTGCGTCAGGGCGCAAAGCTGGTTGCGGGCAAAGAGCGCCACCGGCCCCGACCTGCCGGCCTTGGCGAGCGTCGTCGGGTGTTTCATGTTGGCGGAGGCATAGACCTCCGCCGCCTCGCTGCCCTCGATGCGTTCGCGCAGGAGGCCGGAGGGGCCGAACATGCGGTCCACGGGGATGCCGTGGGTTTCCTGATAAAGATCGGCGATGTCGCTCATGGCGGCCTTGAGGCTGCCGGCGGCATGCAGTTTGACGGATGTTTCGGCCATCGTGGGGATCGTGAAGAGGGAGAGGACAAAGGCGGTCGCAAGCGCAAGGCGCATCGCTGGTCTCCGGCAAGGCTTGAAGGAAGAAAGGAAGATTGGGGGGCGGGCGGCCGTTCCCCGGTCTGGCCGGGGCAGGCGCCTGCGCCGGAGCGTGCCGGCGCAGGCGAAAAGGTCAGCTTCCGGCGGGTGCGTTCGGGAAGAACAACTGCTGTCCGTCGACCTTGTAGTCGGCAATCGCCGACTGACCCTGGTCGGAAATCACCCAGTTGACGAAGGTCTTGCCGAGTTCGGTCTTCACGTTCGGGTGTTTCTCGGCATTCACCAGGATGATGCCGTACTGGTTGAACATGCGGTTGTCGCCCTCGACGGCGATCTCGTAGTCACCCTTGTTGCCGAAGGCGATCCAGGTGGCGCGGTCGGTCATGATGTAGGCGCCCATGCCGGTGCCGGTGTTGAGCGTCGCCCCCATGCCGGAGCCGGTTTCCCGGTACCAGTCGCCCGAGGCGTCGCCGACATCGATGCCGGCTGCCTTCCACAGGCGCAACTCGGCCTTGTTGGTGCCGCTGTCGTCACCGCGCGATGCGAACGGCGCCTTGGTCTCGGCGATCTTGCCCAGGGCGTCGACCACATCGGAGGAGCCGGCGACACCGGCGGGATCCGACGGCGGTCCGACGATCACGAAGTCATTGTACATCACGTCGTATCGTTTCACGCCGTCACCGGCCGCGACGAATTTTTCTTCTGCAGGACGCGCATGCACGAACAGGACATCGCCATCGCCATTGGCCGCGTT of Stappia sp. ES.058 contains these proteins:
- a CDS encoding DUF1365 domain-containing protein, with protein sequence MKRHAAATTWPANGPPPPDAAALYPGKVMHARLKPFGHRFSYTVFTLLIDLDRLPDAARQSKAFSIGRFNLLSFREADHGPRDGTPLRAHVDRQLVAYGVETPITRVLLLCYPRVFGFVFNPLSVYFAYDADERLIALIYEVRNTFGDIHTYVEPVTDGQSGPEGIRQTRDKAFYVSPFLDMQQTYRFRILPPGEAVRVRILESDAEGPILSASFAGTHKALTTRNVIAVCLKIPFMTLKVVAGIHWEALKLWWKGAPFHSPSKRPSAVSRSTASPRA
- a CDS encoding NAD(P)/FAD-dependent oxidoreductase gives rise to the protein MRIAVIGSGIAGNSAAWALSERHDVTLYEKRARPGGHSATVDIDHGGTPLSVDTGFIVYNELNYPNFTALLDHLGMATEGSDMSFAFSLDRGVREWSGINLNTVFGQRRNAASPRFLWMLREILRFNKLAVLDRASGMLAGLSLEAYLAERRFSKSFTGDYLLPMGAAIWSTPPADMLAFPAENFIAFFENHRLVNQDRPVWRTVSGGSRSYVERLISPFRDRIRLSTPVARVTRKAGKVHVRDVHGREDVFDRVIMAAHSDQTLAMLGDATPEERNILGAVRYRPNAVYLHSDRALMPRRRRVWASWNYLASSDSDAPYRDASVTYWMNRLQNLPADKPVFVSLNPTEPPRPDLTFATFEYDHPQFDGAAIAAQKALDQIQGSGNTWYCGAWCGYGFHEDGLRSGLAAAEAIGAQVPWRVDAQGIARSAEAAE
- a CDS encoding deoxyribodipyrimidine photo-lyase; this encodes MDDKDFSAATVVWFRNDLRIDDNPALTAALETGAPVFALYVLDDETPDLRSLGAASRWWLHHSLTALRGDLEELGIALVLRRGAAADVVADVVRESGSARIVWNRRYDPGGVAADKQIKAELKRRGVETASFNAALLVEPWEVKTGSGEAYKVFTPFWRAARALGPPQAPGARPSPAGKPTANRDGLPHSDRLEDWALLPTRPDWTGGLRETWRPGEAGALARLETFLCDRLADYAGHRDEPGAAVTSMLSPHLRFGEISPRRIWAAAEHRADDGRTAVGDTTLAKFQAELGWREFSHHLLFHFPSLPRDNFQPKFDAFPWRDDTAGFRAWTRGQTGYPLVDAGMRELWHTGYMHNRVRMVVGSFLVKHLMIDWRDGEAWFWDTLVDADAANNTAGWQWIAGSGADAAPYFRIFNPTTQGEKFDKAGDYTRRWVPELAKLPDKYLFKPHEAPASVLADAGVRLDTTYPRPVVDHGKARQRALDAFQSIKNAA
- a CDS encoding molybdate ABC transporter substrate-binding protein, whose protein sequence is MRLALATAFVLSLFTIPTMAETSVKLHAAGSLKAAMSDIADLYQETHGIPVDRMFGPSGLLRERIEGSEAAEVYASANMKHPTTLAKAGRSGPVALFARNQLCALTQANLTVEPETLLATMLDPQVRVGTSTPKADPAGDYAFQVFDKAQALSPGATETLKAKALQLTGGKDSAKAPEGRNPYGWVMESNGADLFLTYCTNAVLAQRDLPELRIVSLPDTLSVGANYGLTVMNDAPEAAWQLAFFILSPAGQEILSSYGFTVAGAL
- a CDS encoding substrate-binding domain-containing protein, with translation MFRRQFLSLALAGVLAVPLATSLSAPSFAAEDFIIVQSTTSTQNSGLFDHLLPIFTEKTGIEVRVVAVGTGQAIKNAANGDGDVLFVHARPAEEKFVAAGDGVKRYDVMYNDFVIVGPPSDPAGVAGSSDVVDALGKIAETKAPFASRGDDSGTNKAELRLWKAAGIDVGDASGDWYRETGSGMGATLNTGTGMGAYIMTDRATWIAFGNKGDYEIAVEGDNRMFNQYGIILVNAEKHPNVKTELGKTFVNWVISDQGQSAIADYKVDGQQLFFPNAPAGS